One window of Camelina sativa cultivar DH55 chromosome 4, Cs, whole genome shotgun sequence genomic DNA carries:
- the LOC104781895 gene encoding translation initiation factor eIF-2B subunit epsilon-like: MGAQKKGGGGARVSEDAEEQSHQRLQAILLADSFATKFRPVTLERPKVLLPIVNVPMIDYTLAWLEYAGIEEVFVFCCAHSIQIIEYLEKSEWYSHPNLVVRTIESHKSISAGDALRYMYEQQTETSQIQGDFVLVSGDTVSNMPLADLIQEHRERKKKDEKAIMTMVIKQSKSSSLTHQSRLGTDQLFIAVDPLTKQLLHYEEDKIDHPRGSVCLDKSLLESNPSVLVCNDMQDCYIDICSPEVLSLFEDNFDYQHLRRHFVKGVLVDDIMGYKIFTHEIHSSYAARIDNFRSYDTVSKDIIQRWTFPYVPDINFSGNRPLKLGRQGIYRACDVIQSRSADVGASSVIGYGTKIGDGDKILNSVIGNGCSIGSNVVIEGSYIWNNVTIEDGCEIRNAIVSDGVKIRAGAVLQPGVVLSFNVVVGRDFVVPAYSKVSLLQQPTTEDSDEELEYADSSSRTADHLSGLNLQMESKASELGPDGAGYIWEVCEGAHDEEWKHSVAPIPEDKLAEITQAIDDDDTDDESVVPTSGELKSDADSINTDMNDPNDDYYDFEKEVEGTVLRAVEENIKVDLVTLEINGLRLSYNMESADCAGATFYSMMKLAVDTPHNSASELYKNAASIITKWKELLGFYVKKIDEQIEVIMKFEEMCQESPKELGPLFTQILHLLYDKDVLQEDAILRWAEEKAGADEADKVYLKQCETFIQWLKEASEEEDEDDEDEEEDD; this comes from the coding sequence ATGGGTGCTCAGAAGAAAGGCGGCGGCGGCGCTAGGGTTTCAGAGGATGCAGAGGAACAGAGTCATCAACGGTTGCAAGCAATTCTTCTCGCCGATAGCTTCGCCACAAAATTCCGTCCCGTAACCCTAGAACGCCCAAAGGTACTGTTACCGATAGTAAATGTCCCGATGATTGATTACACATTGGCATGGCTCGAATACGCTGGGATAGAGGAAGTATTCGTGTTCTGCTGTGCTCACTCGATTCAGATTATCGAGTATCTGGAGAAATCTGAGTGGTACTCGCACCCAAACTTGGTTGTGAGAACCATCGAGTCTCACAAATCCATCAGTGCTGGAGATGCTTTGCGTTACATGTATGAACAACAGACTGAGACGTCTCAGATTCAAGGTGATTTCGTTCTCGTTAGTGGTGATACTGTGAGTAATATGCCGCTTGCTGATTTGATTCAAGAAcatagagagaggaagaagaaggatgagaaagCTATCATGACTATGGTTATCAAGCAGTCTAAATCTTCGTCACTCACGCATCAGTCAAGATTAGGAACGGATCAGCTTTTCATTGCTGTGGATCCTTTGACAAAGCAGCTTCTTCATTACGAAGAGGATAAGATTGATCATCCAAGAGGGTCAGTGTGCTTAGATAAGTCGTTGTTGGAAAGTAACCCTTCTGTTTTAGTGTGCAATGATATGCAGGATTGCTACATTGACATATGTTCCCCTGAAGTGCTTAGTCTCTTTGAGGATAACTTTGATTATCAACATCTCCGTCGTCATTTTGTTAAAGGTGTGcttgttgatgatattatgGGTTACAAGATTTTCACTCATGAGATTCATTCGAGCTATGCTGCTAGGATTGATAATTTCCGAAGCTATGATACGGTTAGTAAGGATATAATTCAGAGGTGGACATTTCCTTATGTACCAGATATAAATTTTAGTGGGAACCGCCCTCTAAAGCTCGGGAGACAAGGGATATACCGGGCTTGTGATGTTATTCAGTCACGATCTGCTGATGTTGGAGCTTCTTCTGTCATTGGATACGGTACTAAAATTGGTGATGGGGATAAAATCTTGAACTCGGTTATTGGGAATGGATGTTCTATTGGATCAAATGTCGTGATAGAAGGCTCTTACATATGGAACAATGTTACCATTGAAGATGGGTGTGAGATAAGGAACGCTATTGTCTCTGATGGGGTGAAAATCAGAGCAGGAGCTGTTCTGCAGCCTGGTGTCGTTTTGTCGTTTAATGTTGTAGTTGGGCGGGACTTTGTTGTGCCTGCATACTCCAAGGTTTCACTACTTCAACAGCCAACGACAGAAGACAGCGATGAAGAGCTGGAATATGCTGATAGTAGCAGCCGGACTGCAGATCATTTGTCTGGCCTAAATTTGCAAATGGAGTCCAAAGCGTCTGAGCTTGGTCCTGATGGAGCAGGTTACATATGGGAAGTATGTGAGGGGGCTCATGATGAGGAGTGGAAGCATTCAGTTGCACCAATTCCCGAGGATAAACTTGCTGAGATTACTCAGGCCATAGACGATGATGACACCGATGATGAAAGTGTTGTCCCAACCTCTGGAGAGTTGAAATCTGATGCTGATAGTATTAACACTGATATGAATGATCCCAATGATGACTATTATGACTTTGAGAAAGAGGTTGAAGGTACCGTCTTAAGGGCAGTTGAAGAGAATATCAAAGTGGACCTTGTAACTTTGGAGATTAACGGGCTCAGGTTGTCGTACAACATGGAATCTGCAGATTGTGCTGGAGCAACATTCTACTCCATGATGAAACTGGCAGTTGATACTCCACACAACTCTGCTAGTGAGTTGTATAAAAACGCGGCGAGTATCATTACAAAATGGAAGGAGCTTCTTGGGTTCTATGTGAAGAAAATTGACGAACAGATAGAAGTGATTATGAAATTTGAAGAGATGTGTCAGGAATCTCCCAAAGAGTTGGGCCCTTTGTTTACTCAAATCCTGCATCTTCTATATGACAAAGACGTGTTGCAAGAAGATGCCATCTTGAGATGGGCTGAAGAGAAAGCAGGCGCGGATGAAGCTGACAAAGTATATCTTAAACAATGCGAGACGTTCATACAGTGGCTCAAAGAAGcatctgaggaagaagatgaagatgatgaagatgaagaagaagatgactga
- the LOC104781899 gene encoding thioredoxin O1, mitochondrial, which translates to MKGNWSIVRQVFHRRLSTLRSSTPSSRLSTFSSSVRPLMLAPSSLSSLISRNLLFTASNNGRSIDFKFSNTSLLHRRSLCSEAGGEKCVVMVKSEEEFTSAMSKAQDGSLPSIFYFTAAWCGPCRFISPVIVELSKQYPDVTTYKVDIDEGGISKTISKLDITAVPTLHFFKGGSKKGEIVGADVTKLKNLMEQLYK; encoded by the exons ATGAAGGGAAATTGGTCGATCGTCCGTCAGGTTTTTCACCGCCGGCTCTCCACTCTCCGGTCCTCGACACCATCTTCGCGATTATCCACTTTTTCCAGTTCCGTCCGACCTCTAATGTTGGCGCCAAGCTCGTTGTCGTCGCTGATCTCCAGGAACTTGTTGTTTACCGCCTCCAACAATGGCCGATCCATCGATTTTAAATTCTCAAACACTTCTCTTCTCCACCGGAGAAGCCTCTGTTCAGAAGCTGGAG GTGAGAAATGTGTTGTTATGGTGAAATCAGAGGAAGAGTTCACCAGTGCAATGAGCAAAGCTCAAG ATGGATCTCTACCGTCCATCTTCTATTTCACTGCAGCTTGGTGTGGACCAT GCAGGTTTATCTCTCCTGTAATCGTGGAGCTTAGTAAACAATATCCCGATGTAACTACGTATAAAGTCGACATTGATGAG GGTGGGATATCAAAGACTATCAGCAAGTTGGATATCACAGCTGTG CCAACACTTCATTTCTTCAAAGGAGGCTCGAAGAAAGGGGAGATTGTGGGTGCAGATGTGACGAAGCTGAAGAATCTCATGGAACAGCTCTACAAGTAA
- the LOC104781896 gene encoding putative phosphatidylinositol N-acetylglucosaminyltransferase subunit C, producing the protein MEKNLAGDSIPRPKWRKVAYGGMQIGYDDNYTDESFLEEMVMNANVVRRDLLKVMKDSVSISQYLCIVAFVVLVWVHTLESSLDENSLLLLDLSLLASGFLILLLTEEKMLSLSLLLRYLVNISFFTTGLYILAPIYQTLTRSISSDSIWAVTVSLLLLHLFLHDYSGSTIRAPGALNTPNLTSCISVNASIVASVFVASRLPSRLHVFAVMLFSLQVFLFAPLVAYCIKKFSFGLHLVFSFALMGLTLYSIYALHRLFFLVFLLLVLLVNVVCPYWLIRMQEYKFEINGPWDEAKLCFDITD; encoded by the coding sequence ATGGAGAAGAATCTCGCCGGAGACTCAATTCCGAGACCGAAATGGAGAAAAGTAGCTTACGGAGGGATGCAAATCGGATACGACGACAACTACACCGACGAATCATTCCTAGAAGAAATGGTGATGAACGCAAATGTGGTGAGGCGTGATTTGCTCAAGGTGATGAAGGACTCTGTCTCAATCTCTCAATACCTCTGCATCGTTGCGTTTGTAGTCTTGGTTTGGGTTCACACTCTTGAATCATCTTTGGACGAGAACTCGCTTTTGCTACTTGATCTCTCACTCTTAGCATCTGGGTTCTTAATTCTCCTCTTAACCGAAGAAAAAATGTTGTCTTTGAGTCTCCTCTTGCGTTACCTCGTCAACATCTCTTTCTTCACCACGGGGCTTTACATCTTAGCTCCTATTTACCAGACGCTCACACGATCTATCAGCTCAGATTCGATATGGGCAGTCACGGTTTCGCTCCTCCTGCTTCACCTGTTCTTGCATGATTACTCTGGCTCCACCATTAGAGCTCCTGGAGCACTCAATACTCCGAATCTAACAAGTTGCATATCTGTCAATGCCTCAATCGTTGCTTCAGTCTTTGTTGCTTCACGTCTTCCTTCTAGGCTCCATGTCTTTGCTGTGATGCTTTTCTCGCTACAAGTCTTCCTCTTTGCTCCTCTCGTTGCTTACTGTATCAAGAAATTCTCATTTGGGTTGCATCTTGTCTTCTCCTTTGCTCTCATGGGTTTGACGCTTTACTCTATTTATGCTCTGCATAGactcttcttcctcgtctttcttcttcttgtgcttcttGTCAATGTTGTGTGTCCTTATTGGCTCATTAGGATGCAAGAGTATAAGTTTGAGATTAATGGTCCTTGGGATGAAGCCAAGCTTTGTTTCGACATTACAGATTGA
- the LOC104781894 gene encoding cationic amino acid transporter 5 has product MDGEERGYWRWSKRDFFPEESFQSFGSYRAALSQTCSRFKNRLVSRSDDETERFELKKQSEHEMKRCLTWWDLVWFGFGSVIGAGIFVLTGQEAHEQAGPAIVLSYVVSGVSAMLSVFCYTEFAVEVPVAGGSFAYLRIELGDFAAFITAGNILLESIVGTAAVARAWTSYFATLLNRKPNALRIKTDLSSGFNLLDPIAVVVIAAATTIASISTRKTSLLNWIASAINTFVIFFVIVAGFIHADTSNLTPFLPYGPEGVFRAAAVVYFAYGGFDSIATMAEETKNPSRDIPIGLLGSMSIITVIYCLMALSLSMMQKYTDIDPNAAYSVAFQSVGMKWGKYLVALGALKGMTTVLLVAALAHARYVTHIARTHMIPPIFALVHPKTGTPINANLLVSIPSALIAFFSGLDVLSSLLSISILFIFTMMPIALLVRRYYVREVTPRADLLKLIICLLVVVASSMGTSAYWGMRLKGSWIGYTITVPFWFLGTLGIAFFVPQQRTPKVWGVPLVPWLPCLSIATNIFLMGSLGAEAFIRFGVCTLVMLLYYLLFGLHATFDMAHQQIVPKS; this is encoded by the coding sequence ATGGATGGTGAAGAGAGAGGGTACTGGAGATGGAGCAAGAGAGACTTCTTCCCTGAGGAATCTTTTCAGAGCTTTGGTAGTTACAGAGCTGCTTTGTCTCAGACATGTTCCAGGTTCAAGAACAGGTTGGTTAGTAGGTCTGATGACGAGACCGAGCGGTTCGAGCTCAAGAAACAGAGCGAGCACGAGATGAAACGGTGTCTCACATGGTGGGATTTAGTATGGTTCGGATTCGGGTCAGTGATTGGAGCTGGAATCTTTGTTTTGACAGGTCAAGAAGCTCATGAACAAGCAGGACCTGCTATTGTGTTGTCTTatgttgtttcaggtgtttCTGCTATGCTCTCTGTCTTCTGCTACACGGAATTCGCTGTGGAAGTCCCCGTAGCTGGTGGTTCCTTCGCCTACTTACGGATCGAGCTAGGGGATTTTGCGGCCTTCATCACCGCAGGAAACATACTTCTTGAGAGTATAGTTGGGACTGCAGCTGTTGCTAGAGCCTGGACTTCATATTTTGCTACTCTTCTGAATCGCAAACCCAACGCTCTACGGATCAAAACAGATCTCAGTTCCGGTTTTAATCTCTTGGACCCAATAGCTGTTGTGGTTATAGCCGCTGCAACCACAATCGCATCGATCAGCACCCGAAAGACATCATTGCTCAACTGGATAGCTTCTGCTATCAAcacttttgtgatattttttgtgATAGTAGCGGGTTTCATTCACGCTGACACATCAAATCTGACTCCATTCTTGCCTTATGGACCTGAGGGAGTGTTCCGAGCAGCTGCAGTTGTGTACTTTGCGTATGGAGGATTTGATAGCATAGCAACAATGGCTGAAGAAACCAAGAATCCATCAAGAGACATACCAATAGGGTTACTCGGTTCAATGTCGATAATAACAGTGATATACTGCTTGATGGCATTATCCTTGAGTATGATGCAGAAGTACACAGATATAGATCCAAACGCAGCTTACTCGGTAGCATTTCAGAGCGTTGGAATGAAATGGGGAAAGTACCTGGTGGCGCTTGGTGCTCTCAAAGGAATGACCACAGTTCTTTTAGTAGCAGCACTAGCACACGCGCGATATGTTACTCACATCGCACGGACACACATGATACCGCCTATATTTGCACTCGTCCATCCCAAAACCGGAACACCTATAAACGCTAACCTCCTAGTATCAATTCCAAGTGCTCTAATCGCTTTCTTTTCGGGTTTAGATGTTTTGTCAAGCCTCCTATCGATAAGTATTCTCTTCATCTTCACAATGATGCCTATCGCACTACTCGTGAGGAGATACTACGTGAGAGAAGTTACTCCAAGAGCTGATCTTCTTAAGCTTATCATCTGTCTCTTAGTCGTTGTTGCTTCTTCAATGGGCACCTCAGCTTATTGGGGAATGCGGCTCAAGGGATCATGGATCGGATACACAATAACAGTTCCTTTCTGGTTCTTGGGGACATTGGGGATTGCCTTCTTTGTTCCTCAGCAAAGAACACCGAAAGTGTGGGGCGTACCGTTAGTCCCGTGGCTCCCGTGCTTATCAATCGCAACAAACATCTTCCTCATGGGATCTTTGGGAGCTgaggcttttataaggtttggGGTTTGCACTTTAGTCATGTTGCTTTACTATTTGTTGTTTGGTCTTCATGCAACATTCGATATGGCTCATCAGCAAATCGTGCCAAAATCTTAG
- the LOC104781898 gene encoding E3 ubiquitin-protein ligase ATL9-like, with amino-acid sequence MIHSNATTLTPPWVSTNQTLTLSNHLYIFTPNKTSSSPSLTYDDHHMAILDTNSSLWIPRCNPVLLLVFFLLLQSVPYGSGQTTPPAPQTKANDPVVIVITVLFIVIFVMVFGSIFCRRSNAPFYSRPSVFQSTDADAEARVVRITRSTARGLDAEAIESFPTFHYSEVKAVRIGKGGAECAVCLCEFEDDETLRMMPPCCHVFHTDCVDVWLSDHSTCPLCRADLFLDQTGDDESSSSESYMVSDPGTVSSGTDPDRGRGVLESSDAYLLDGVTWTNSNTTPRSKSTGLSSWHITGILFPRSHSTGHSLVQPVGNLDRFTLRLPDDVRRQLMKTSRTTMGHVALLPQARSSRSGYRSGSVGSGRSVFSYGRKNYNNSRRLHSLSFSFSFRSGSVRSAFSGDWPKNLPTSIESGERSFERLRPDERV; translated from the coding sequence ATGATCCACAGTAACGCAACGACTCTTACACCCCCGTGGGTTTCCACAAACCAGACGTTGACTCTCTCTAACCACCTTTATATTTTCACACCAAACaaaacatcttcttctccttcacttaCGTACGATGATCATCATATGGCGATCCTCGATACAAACTCCAGCCTTTGGATCCCACGTTGCAACCCTGTCTTGCTTCTCGTCTTCTTTCTCTTGCTTCAGTCCGTTCCTTACGGATCCGGTCAGACCACACCACCCGCACCTCAAACGAAAGCCAACGATCCTGTTGTGATAGTGATCACGGTTCTGTTCATCGTGATCTTTGTCATGGTCTTTGGCTCCATCTTCTGTCGTCGTAGCAACGCGCCGTTTTACTCACGTCCCTCAGTCTTCCAATCCACCGACGCAGACGCCGAGGCCCGCGTTGTCAGGATCACGAGGTCGACGGCGCGTGGACTCGACGCGGAGGCTATTGAATCTTTCCCGACGTTTCATTACTCGGAGGTCAAGGCGGTGCGGATCGGGAAAGGTGGTGCCGAGTGTGCGGTTTGTCTCTGCGAATTCGAAGACGACGAAACGCTGCGTATGATGCCTCCTTGTTGCCACGTGTTTCACACCGATTGCGTCGACGTATGGCTCTCCGATCATTCCACGTGTCCTCTCTGTAGAGCGGATCTTTTCCTCGACCAAACGGGTGACGACGAGAGTAGTAGTAGTGAGAGCTACATGGTTTCGGATCCGGGTACGGTTTCGTCGGGTACGGATCCTGACAGAGGAAGGGGGGTTTTGGAATCTTCGGACGCGTATTTGCTGGATGGTGTGACGTGGACCAATAGCAACACAACGCCTCGGTCGAAGTCAACGGGATTGTCTAGCTGGCATATAACCGGTATTTTATTCCCGAGATCTCACTCGACCGGGCATTCGTTGGTTCAACCGGTTGGGAATTTAGACCGGTTTACGTTGAGGTTACCGGATGATGTGAGACGCCAGCTGATGAAGACATCGAGGACGACGATGGGACACGTGGCGTTATTACCTCAGGCGAGGAGTTCACGGAGTGGTTACCGAAGCGGTAGCGTCGGGAGCGGTAGAAGCGTCTTCTCGTACGGACGGAAGAACTATAATAATAGTCGACGGCTGCATTCGCTgtctttctcattctcttttcgGAGTGGTTCTGTCCGGTCAGCTTTCTCCGGAGATTGGCCTAAGAATCTTCCGACATCGATTGAATCTGGTGAACGGTCTTTCGAACGCCTCCGACCAGATGAACGAGtgtaa